One genomic window of Ammospiza nelsoni isolate bAmmNel1 chromosome 4, bAmmNel1.pri, whole genome shotgun sequence includes the following:
- the TMEM128 gene encoding transmembrane protein 128 isoform X2, which translates to MEPGGGGDALPRLRRPGRRGPEPRDPQQPQAPARGGGTAEESTAVEKKMRPLNRLNIHSAFWILASIAVTYYFDFLKNIKETLQAESWWLSCGTCLLAVCLCVAFYCILYLEWYCGIQDYDEQYPALIPITTATFIAAAICFNVALWPVWSFLTPVLLFIQFMGIVMLVSLLG; encoded by the exons ATGgagcccggcggcggcggggacgCGCTCCCGAGGCTGCGGCGCCCGGGGCGGCGCGGGCCGGAGCCCCGGGACCCGCAGCAGCCGCAGGCGCCTGCCCGGGGCGGCGGGACGGCCG AAGAGTCTACAGCTGTAGAGAAGAAGATGAGGCCTCTTAACAGACTGAATATTCATTCTGCATTCTGGATTTTGGCATCAATAGCTGTGACATActactttgattttttaaaaaatatcaaagaaacTCTGCAAGCAGAGAG CTGGTGGCTTTCCTGTGGCACTTGTTTGTTGGCTGTGTGTTTATGTGTGGCCTTTTACTGCATACTGTATCTTGAGTGGTACTGTGGAATTCAGGACTATGATGAGCAGTACCCTGCACTGATTCCTATCACAACAGCTACCTTCATAGCAGCAGCAATTTG TTTCAATGTTGCCTTGTGGCCTGTCTGGTCATTTTTGACACCTGTGTTGCTCTTCATTCAGTTCATGGGTATTGTGATGCTTGTGTCACTCCTGGGATAA
- the OTOP1 gene encoding proton channel OTOP1 — protein sequence MCYTARVSQHRPCHQRQAGRAGSELTFVRVTSRHPGPEPSRCQCRGRMSRRTLSSLPRAGGPAPPPPLWGTGQQRPRGSPGKAGPPAWSTWPAAWDMEQAAGCPAVGGSYPQKNAEILSSQYGINLFLAGLLLTFAWAVHAVGISKSHLLSYLITLMLIQLLWMLWYLCRSCTQRRLIRDKDTHAGARWLKCGITLFAVITLILDSFKIGYYIDFSNCLSPTEGIFPVTHAVHTILQVYFLWCHAKDVIQSFKTLERFGVIHSVFTNLLLWTNGVLTESKHQLNEHKERLITLGFGNITIVLDDHAPQCNCTTTTLCSIFSQGIYYLYPFNIEYHILASTMLYVLWKNIGRKVEHHQQTKTPFKFHGITVGMIFGLIVLTSTIGIVVVYLIQIGGSKIKSELALTMFYLHAIFVLALMCTAGIVALLIYRLEDRSLDNSKNPARKLDAELLVGTAAGSWLLSWGSILAIICAQGHPKYTWYNLPYSVLVIIEKYIQNLFIIESIHREQEKVNEDIKTLRIVTISRGSTLSLSPLYKEIYNGRAARDSGDIPCLFKGSICGRENDAAGVAREETSQDNSLVMHSASDFSFYSRNSVTNNKRRILKNIAAFLFLCNLSLWIPPAFGCRPEYDNGLEEIVFGFEPWIIVVNLAMPFSIFYRMHSAASLFEVNCKT from the exons ATGTGTTACACCGCACGGGTCTCCCAACACAGACCATGTCACCAAAGGCAAGCGGGCAGAGCTGGCTCCGAGCTAACCTTCGTCCGAGTGACTTCTCGTCACCCTGGTCCGGAGCCCAGCCGTTGTCAGTGTCGGGGAAGAATGTCCCGCAGAACCCTCAGCAGCCTCCCCC GGGCCGGCGGTCCCGCTCCGCCCCCGCCGCTGTGGGGGACGGGCCAGCAGCGCCCTCGGGGCTCCCCGGGGAAAGCGGGGCCGCCCGCTTGGAGCACCTGGCCGGCAGCGTGGGACATGGAGCAAGCCGCCGGGTGCCCCGCGGTGGGCGGCAGCTACCCGCAGAAAAACGCCGAGATCCTCAGCAGCCAGTACGGCATCAACCTCTTCCTGGCCGGGCTGCTGCTCACCTTCGCCTGGGCTGTGCACGCCGTGGGCATCAGCAAGAGCCACCTGCTCTCCTACCTCATCACGCTGATGCTCATCCAGCTGCTGTGGATGCTGTGGTacctctgcaggagctgcacgCAGAGGAGGCTGATCCGGGACAAGGACACACACGCCGGAGCCCGCTGGCTGAAGT GTGGGATTACATTATTTGCAGTGATTACTTTAATTCTGGATTCCTTTAAAATTGGATATTATATTGATTTTTCAAACTGTTTATCACCAACTGAAGGCATTTTCCCTGTTACACATGCTGTCCACACCATCTTACAG GTATATTTTCTGTGGTGTCATGCAAAGGATGTTATCCAGTCTTTCAAAACACTTGAAAG GTTTGGTGTCATCCATTCTGTTTTCACAAATCTGCTCCTGTGGACAAATGGTGTGTTAACAGAGTCAAAACATCAATTGAATGAACATAAGGAAAGACTAATCACACTTGGTTTTGGGAACATAACTATAG TTCTAGATGATCATGCACCTCAATGCAACTGCACGACAACAACTCTCTGCTCAATATTTTCTCAGGGAATATATTACCTATATCCCTTTAATATAGAGTACCACATCCTGGCATCCACGATGCTCTATGTCCTGTGGAAGAACATTGGTCGGAAAGTTGAGCACCACCAGCAAACCAAAACTCCATTCAAATTCCATGGCATAACTGTTGGAATGATTTTTGGACTAATCGTGTTAACTAGCACAATAGGCATAGTTGTTGTGTATTTAATTCAGATTGGAGGCTCAAAAATCAAAAGTGAGTTAGCACTCACTATGTTTTACTTGCACGCTATCTTCGTGTTGGCTCTCATGTGCACAGCTGGAATTGTCGCCCTTCTCATCTACAGACTGGAGGATAGATCACTGGATAATTCCAAGAACCCTGCTCGAAAActggatgcagagctgctggtgggcacagctgcagggtcctggctgctctcctggggctcaATCCTTGCCATTATCTGTGCCCAAGGTCATCCCAAATACACATGGTATAACCTGCCCTACTCTGTTCTGGTGATTATTGAGAAATATATTCAGAACCTCTTTATCATTGAATCCATCCACCGTGAGCAGGAGAAGGTGAATGAGGACATTAAAACTCTTCGAATAGTGACCATATCTCGGGGGAGCACCTTGTCCCTCAGCCCCTTATACAAAGAGATTTACAACGGTAGAGCTGCTCGTGACAGTGGTGACATACCCTGTCTGTttaaaggcagcatctgtgggAGAGAAAACGATGCTGCTGGTGTTGCCAGAGAAGAAACGAGTCAGGACAATAGTTTGGTCATGCACTCAGCCTCGGATTTCTCATTTTACAGCAGAAACTCAGTTACTAACAACAAGAGGAGAATTTTGAAGAACATCGCTGCATTTTTATTCCTCTGCAACCTTTCG ctgtggaTACCACCGGCGTTCGGGTGCCGCCCGGAGTATGACAATGGACTGGAAGAAATAGTTTTTGGCTTTGAACCCTGGATAATTGTTGTGAACCTTGCGATgcctttttctattttctatcgGATGCATTCAGCTGCCTCGCTCTTTGAGGTCAATTGTAAAACATAG
- the TMEM128 gene encoding transmembrane protein 128 isoform X1, which yields MKNKAVCKLQQSCEYARLVAVRVEESAHVTVLKAHGPPGAPEINFRDTKTTSDTFCDKSTAVEKKMRPLNRLNIHSAFWILASIAVTYYFDFLKNIKETLQAESWWLSCGTCLLAVCLCVAFYCILYLEWYCGIQDYDEQYPALIPITTATFIAAAICFNVALWPVWSFLTPVLLFIQFMGIVMLVSLLG from the exons atgaaaaataaagctgtctgtaagctccagcagagctgtgagtaCGCTCGGCTGGTGGCGGTGCGTGTGGAGGAGTCGGCACATGTGACAGTGCTGAAGGCACACGGCCCACCTGGAGCTCCTGAGATAAACTTCAGAGACACCAAAACTACCTCTGACACCTTTTGTGACA AGTCTACAGCTGTAGAGAAGAAGATGAGGCCTCTTAACAGACTGAATATTCATTCTGCATTCTGGATTTTGGCATCAATAGCTGTGACATActactttgattttttaaaaaatatcaaagaaacTCTGCAAGCAGAGAG CTGGTGGCTTTCCTGTGGCACTTGTTTGTTGGCTGTGTGTTTATGTGTGGCCTTTTACTGCATACTGTATCTTGAGTGGTACTGTGGAATTCAGGACTATGATGAGCAGTACCCTGCACTGATTCCTATCACAACAGCTACCTTCATAGCAGCAGCAATTTG TTTCAATGTTGCCTTGTGGCCTGTCTGGTCATTTTTGACACCTGTGTTGCTCTTCATTCAGTTCATGGGTATTGTGATGCTTGTGTCACTCCTGGGATAA
- the DRD5 gene encoding D(1B) dopamine receptor has protein sequence MLRGGRSPLPPATEPPGEARGTAGSPGAAQVAAGSLLALLILWTLFGNVLVCAAIVRYRHLRSKVTNIFIVSLAVSDLLVALLVMPWKAVAEVAGYWPFGAFCNVWVAFDIMCSTASILNLCVISVDRYWAISSPFRYERKMTQRLALVMISVAWALSVLISFIPVQLNWHKGGDVVAAADIEDGFGTAWAAAGAVTTWAEDMSTTWVALAAVRPSDGTSGSNDTLTGPSESCDSSLNRTYAISSSLISFYIPVAIMIVTYTRIYRIAQVQIRRISSLERAAEHAQSCRSSHVDCHHHTSLKSSIRKETKVLKTLSVIMGVFVCCWLPFFILNCMVPFCESPPSDPHAGLPCVSETTFNIFVWFGWANSSLNPIIYAFNADFRKVFSNLLGCGQFCTGTAVETVNISNELISYNQDTLYHKEIVTAYVNMIPNVVDCEEHRGDPFDRMSQISPDHEVATDSACELDCEGEISLGKITPFTPNGLH, from the coding sequence ATGCTGCGGGGTGGCCGGAGCCCACTGCCCCCGGCGACGGAGCCCCCCGGCGAGGCGCGGGGCACGGCGGGTTCCCCCGGGGCGGCGCAGGTGGCGGCGGGCagcctgctggccctgctcatCCTCTGGACTCTCTTCGGGAACGTGCTCGTGTGCGCGGCCATCGTCCGCTACCGGCACCTGCGGAGCAAGGTCACCAACATCTTCATCGTCTCCCTGGCTGTCTCGGACCTACTGGTGGCCCTGCTCGTCATGCCCTGGAAGGCGGTGGCAGAGGTGGCTGGGTACTGGCCCTTTGGGGCTTTCTGCAACGTCTGGGTGGCCTTTGACATCATGTGCTCCACGGCCTCTATCCTGAACCTGTGTGTGATCAGCGTGGACAGGTACTGGGCTATCTCCAGCCCTTTCCGCTACGAGAGGAAGATGACCCAGCGCTTGGCTCTGGTGATGATCAGCGTGGCATGGGCGCTGTCTGTGCTCATCTCCTTCATCCCTGTCCAGCTCAACTGGCACAAAGGTGGGgatgttgttgctgctgctgataTTGAAGATGGATTtggcactgcctgggcagcagcaggtgctgtcACCACCTGGGCAGAAGATATGAGTACCACATGGGTGGCATTAGCGGCAGTGAGACCCTCTGATGGGACCTCTGGCAGCAATGATACCCTCACTGGACCTTCGGAGAGCTGTGACTCCAGCCTCAACAGGACTTATGCTATTTCCTCCTCCTTGATCAGTTTTTATATCCCGGTGGCTATCATGATAGTCACCTACACCCGAATCTACCGCATTGCCCAGGTGCAGATTCGTCGTATCTCTTCCTTGGAGAGGGCAGCCGAGCATGCACAGAGCTGCCGGAGCAGCCACGTTGACTGCCACCATCACACAAGCCTCAAGTCCTCCATCAGGAAAGAAACCAAGGTGTTAAAGACGCTCTCTGTCATCATGGGTGTCTTTGTGTGTTGCTGGTTGCCATTCTTCATCCTGAACTGCATGGTTCCCTTCTGTGAGAGCCCACCCAGCGACCCCCACGCCGGCCTGCCCTGCGTCAGTGAGACCACCTTTAATATCTTTGTCTGGTTTGGTTGGGCTAACTCTTCTCTTAACCCCATCATCTACGCCTTCAATGCTGACTTTAGAAAGGTTTTCTCCAACCTCCTGGGATGTGGTCAGTTTTGCACTGGTACTGCAGTGGAGACTGTTAATATAAGCAATGAGCTTATCTCTTACAACCAGGACACCCTTTACCATAAGGAGATAGTGACTGCTTATGTTAACATGATCCCAAATGTGGTTGACTGTGAGGAGCATCGTGGGGACCCTTTTGATAGGATGTCCCAGATCTCCCCTGACCATGAGGTTGCCACTGACTCTGCCTGTGAGCTGGACTGCGAGGGGGAGATTTCGCTAGGCAAGATAACACCTTTCACTCCAAATGGTTTACATTAA